A window of Leclercia adecarboxylata contains these coding sequences:
- a CDS encoding sulfatase-like hydrolase/transferase: MNITASKYTLWMRDITLNPWIAFYFLQSVLINSSFGYSFSPIYSVAFCCVLLVLWRITPGLQKGVIALCTLLAALYFPFQQAYGAPNFNTLLALHSTNFNESVEILTIFPWHSYLVSLVILASGVVALRRKIVPGQVWRRVDMLCLVFAVLCFFMTPLKNLVYWGHFTLMDVGYPVFRFVKDVVINNREVVTEKAHMLELAKMKDNWTVLAVKPRYQNYVVVIGESARRDALGAFGGQWNNTPFASTVKGTLFTDFVAASASTQTSLGHSLSRVSGGTPEYQNNFVTLANRAGFQTWWFSNQGQIGEYDTAIASIAKRADDVQFLRKGYYEDENNPRDEALLQMTQQVLSAPRTETRLIVLHLMGSHPQACERTQGKYAEFVQSKETSCYIYSITQTDALLKQLYQQLQNTGESFSMVYFSDHGLTYKGRLTGGQYMAHGDAYQQNYQVPFMILSSDDKEHRLIKARRSANDFLDFFSVWTGIQAKELTPTYPFVSEQEAGKSWVTNFKLQKVDYDQLPDDLHP, from the coding sequence ATGAATATAACAGCCAGCAAATATACCCTCTGGATGCGCGATATTACGCTTAATCCCTGGATCGCTTTTTATTTTCTACAGTCGGTCCTGATCAACTCTTCTTTCGGCTATTCATTCAGCCCGATCTATTCGGTGGCATTTTGCTGCGTGCTGTTAGTGCTCTGGAGAATAACCCCCGGTTTGCAGAAAGGGGTTATTGCCCTCTGCACACTGCTGGCCGCCCTTTACTTTCCTTTTCAACAGGCCTATGGCGCGCCAAATTTCAATACGCTGTTAGCATTACATTCCACCAATTTTAATGAGTCCGTGGAGATCCTGACGATATTCCCGTGGCACAGCTACCTGGTGTCACTGGTTATTCTGGCGTCAGGCGTGGTTGCGCTGCGGCGCAAAATTGTACCCGGACAGGTCTGGCGCCGTGTCGATATGCTGTGTCTGGTTTTTGCCGTGCTCTGTTTCTTTATGACCCCCCTTAAAAACCTGGTGTACTGGGGACACTTTACCCTGATGGATGTGGGCTATCCGGTGTTCCGCTTTGTGAAGGACGTAGTCATCAACAATCGGGAAGTGGTCACAGAAAAAGCGCATATGCTGGAGCTGGCCAAAATGAAGGACAACTGGACCGTGCTGGCGGTAAAGCCTCGCTACCAGAACTACGTGGTAGTGATCGGCGAAAGCGCGCGCCGGGATGCGCTGGGGGCCTTTGGCGGGCAGTGGAATAATACCCCCTTTGCCAGCACCGTGAAGGGGACGCTGTTTACCGATTTCGTCGCCGCCAGCGCCTCCACGCAAACCTCCCTCGGGCATTCCCTGAGCCGGGTAAGCGGCGGCACCCCGGAGTATCAAAACAACTTCGTCACCCTGGCGAATCGCGCCGGATTTCAGACCTGGTGGTTCTCCAATCAGGGGCAGATTGGCGAGTACGACACGGCCATTGCCAGTATTGCGAAGCGTGCGGATGACGTGCAGTTTCTCAGAAAGGGTTATTACGAAGATGAAAACAATCCCCGGGATGAAGCCTTACTGCAGATGACGCAGCAGGTGCTGTCGGCTCCGCGAACGGAAACGCGGCTTATCGTCCTGCATCTGATGGGTTCTCATCCGCAGGCCTGCGAACGCACCCAGGGAAAATACGCCGAGTTTGTGCAGTCGAAAGAGACCTCCTGCTATATCTACAGCATTACCCAGACCGACGCCCTGTTAAAGCAGCTTTATCAGCAGCTGCAGAACACCGGTGAAAGTTTCTCAATGGTCTACTTCTCCGATCACGGTCTCACCTATAAGGGCCGCCTGACCGGGGGGCAATATATGGCTCACGGTGATGCTTACCAGCAAAACTATCAGGTGCCGTTTATGATCCTGTCGAGCGACGATAAAGAGCATCGCCTGATCAAAGCCCGGCGTTCCGCCAATGATTTCCTCGATTTCTTCTCGGTGTGGACCGGGATCCAGGCGAAAGAGCTGACGCCAACATACCCGTTTGTTTCTGAGCAGGAGGCGGGTAAATCCTGGGTGACCAACTTTAAGCTGCAAAAAGTGGACTATGACCAGCTCCCGGACGACCTCCATCCATAG
- a CDS encoding ABC transporter ATP-binding protein, translating into MSEAMLEFRQVDVYYGVIQALKQVSLQVHPGETVALIGANGAGKSTLLMSIFGQPRVRSGQILFCGNDISHKSTHYVASGGIAQAPEGRRIFPDMTVEENLLMGTIPIGNQYAAEDLQTMFDLFPRLKERRKQRAMTMSGGEQQMLAIARALMSRPKLLLLDEPSLGLAPIVVKQIFQTLRELTRNGMTIFLVEQNAHHALKLSDRGYVMVNGQIRLSGSGEELLGNQDVRKAYLGGA; encoded by the coding sequence ATGAGTGAGGCAATGCTGGAGTTTCGTCAGGTGGACGTGTACTACGGGGTGATCCAGGCTTTGAAGCAGGTCTCCCTGCAGGTGCACCCGGGCGAGACCGTGGCGCTGATCGGCGCTAACGGGGCGGGAAAGTCGACGTTGCTGATGTCGATTTTCGGCCAGCCGCGGGTACGCAGCGGGCAAATCCTCTTTTGCGGCAACGATATCAGCCATAAATCGACCCACTATGTCGCCTCGGGGGGCATTGCCCAGGCCCCGGAAGGACGGCGCATCTTCCCGGATATGACCGTCGAAGAGAACCTGCTGATGGGCACGATCCCCATTGGTAACCAGTACGCGGCGGAGGACCTGCAGACGATGTTTGACCTGTTTCCGCGCCTGAAGGAGCGGCGTAAACAGCGGGCAATGACCATGTCCGGCGGCGAGCAGCAGATGCTGGCCATCGCCCGCGCCCTGATGAGCCGCCCCAAATTATTACTGCTGGATGAGCCAAGCCTGGGGCTAGCGCCCATCGTGGTGAAGCAGATCTTCCAGACCCTGCGGGAGCTGACGCGCAACGGGATGACAATTTTCCTCGTCGAGCAGAATGCGCATCACGCCCTGAAGCTCTCCGACCGCGGTTATGTGATGGTCAACGGGCAGATCCGCCTCAGCGGCAGCGGCGAAGAGCTGCTGGGCAATCAGGATGTCAGAAAAGCCTATCTGGGTGGCGCGTAG
- a CDS encoding ABC transporter ATP-binding protein, whose protein sequence is MNGTILSVEHLMMHFGGIKALNDVNLEVQRGSITALIGPNGAGKTTVFNCLTGFYRASGGNILFNTRSKTTNVIQVLGQKFQPGDWINPARFGQRLFYKMFGGTHLVNRAGLARTFQNIRLFREMSVVENLLVAQHMRVNRNLLAGVLNTPAYRRAESDALDRAFYWLEVVDLVDCANRLAGEMSYGQQRRLEIARAMCTGPEMICLDEPAAGLNPVETHTLSNIIRYLRDNHGITVLLIEHDMGMVMEISDHIIVLDHGDVIAQGKPEQIQHDEKVIAAYLGTDESEVSV, encoded by the coding sequence ATGAACGGGACCATCTTGAGCGTGGAGCATCTGATGATGCACTTTGGCGGCATTAAGGCATTAAACGACGTCAATCTTGAGGTACAGCGCGGCTCCATCACCGCCCTGATTGGGCCGAACGGCGCGGGCAAAACCACGGTATTCAACTGCCTGACCGGTTTTTATCGGGCCTCCGGGGGCAATATTCTGTTCAACACCCGGAGCAAAACCACCAACGTGATTCAGGTCCTCGGACAGAAATTCCAGCCCGGTGACTGGATCAACCCGGCGCGGTTCGGCCAGCGGTTGTTCTACAAAATGTTTGGCGGCACCCACCTGGTGAACCGGGCCGGGCTGGCGCGTACTTTCCAGAATATCCGCCTGTTCCGGGAGATGTCGGTGGTGGAGAACCTGCTGGTAGCCCAGCACATGCGGGTGAACCGCAACCTGCTGGCCGGGGTGCTGAACACGCCCGCGTATCGCCGGGCGGAGAGCGACGCCCTGGACAGGGCATTCTACTGGCTGGAGGTGGTGGACCTGGTGGACTGCGCCAACCGGCTGGCGGGGGAGATGTCTTATGGCCAGCAGCGGCGGCTCGAAATCGCCCGCGCCATGTGCACCGGGCCGGAGATGATCTGTCTCGATGAGCCCGCCGCCGGGCTGAACCCGGTGGAGACCCATACCCTGAGCAACATCATCCGCTATCTGCGGGATAACCATGGCATTACGGTGCTGCTGATTGAGCATGACATGGGGATGGTGATGGAGATCTCCGATCATATCATCGTGCTCGACCACGGGGATGTGATTGCCCAGGGAAAACCGGAGCAGATCCAGCACGACGAAAAAGTCATTGCCGCCTATCTGGGCACCGACGAGAGCGAGGTCAGCGTATGA